The Pecten maximus chromosome 6, xPecMax1.1, whole genome shotgun sequence DNA window TCGCAGCTAGTCCATGTGTCCATGGTCGCAGGAGCAGGAACCTGGTTACCGGAAACACTGTGGTGTCTGTATCTTACTGGAGACTGTTTAATAGGGTCGGGAGACACTGTTGTGTCCGTATCTTACTGGAGACTGTGTAATAGGGTCCGGAGACACTGGTGTCCGTATCTTACTGGAGACTGTGTAATAGGGTCCGGAGACACTGTGGTGTCCGTATCTTACTGGAGACTGTGTAATAGGGTCGGGAGACACCGTGGTGTCCGTATCTTACTGGAGACTTCTGGTGGTTGCGTCCTGTCTGTTATGTCTCGCTTTAAGGAGAAGCTTGTACTATTCCTTTACTGAGAACCGGTCCATCATTATGTCGATATACTATAGGCCAGACTACAAATTCTACCTTAGAACCACCATACGAATAACAATCCACTACTTCTGTGTTAATATTACAGCCCTTTTCCATACTGAAGTCGAGAACCATCGGAGGTTTCTGTAATAGCATGTCCCAGCATATATGAATACTCGAGTAGATATAGGGCCTCATTCCAGTGACAACCTCTTCACCACACATCTCGGTAAGCCGTTTGGTAGCGTGGCCACCGCGACATTGTTCCTACAAGAAAAAATAAAGTTAGAAAAATGCATACATTTACTTATAAATCGGCTGATTGTCTATGAATACCGTGCAGACTTTCATTGACAGCACGACTGAATACTAACTAGTACATGCATTATGATGAATCGTCACAAATGAGGTTTTCGTTTTCTGTGGCAATCTTAAATGAAAATTTCCAAAATATcttacaaaataaattatgagCAGAAAAACGATTTTCACGCGGTTCTCATTCATTTTCACCATACCTTGAGTGTAACACCCTTCTCAAACGGCAATCGACAGTTTTGGAGAGAGAGAAAAAGCTTTCTTCTACaattaatatatagatattgactgTAGTCTTCTGACTTTACGTGTGCCGTGCAGGTAGGACGTAAGGATTGTAACTTATACACATATTGaatgatcgtaaaaggcgattgggatcttatctttacTCTTGTTTCAAGTAACGCATTcttcccttgacactgcctcacttttggcctttgaTTGAACATTCacccttgtgaggaaggctttgggttctgtcccctggccgaaaCATACAAATGGTACattgtagttgctactcctgcatAGCGCCCAGTTTGGGATTGAGACGGctagttgtcagtataatgtgaccggtaggggtgtcctgctggttgtcagtataatgtgaccggtaggggtgtcctgctggttgtcagtataatgtgaccggtaaGGGTATCCTGctggttgtcagtataatgtgaccggtaggggtgtcctgctggttgtcagtataatgtgaccggtagGGGTGTCCTActggttgtcagtataatgtgaccggtagGGGTGTCCTGCtgattgtcagtataatgtgaccggtaggggtgtcctgctggttgacagtataatgtgaccggtaggggtgtcctgctggttgacagtataatgtgaccggtaggggtgtcctgctggttgtcagtataatgtgaccggtaggggtgtcctgctggttgtcagtataatgtgaccggtagGGGTGTCCTGcaggttgtcagtataatgtgaccggtagGGGTGTCCTGcaggttgtcagtataatgtgaccggtagGGGTGTCCtcctgggtgtcttcggcagtatacttcagtgagattgcgctataaagtcgacatcagttccgcgctatcacaaggagacttaacacgaacatacagcAACCTCATAAAACACAGGCatgctgtccttaaatgaccttagctgttgataggacgctaaacaataCGAAACTAAACCCGACTGTTCGTCACACTTTCCATattatatgtacactgtatctggCCTAGCTAGGCGtttcataatatacatgtaatgactTGAAGCATAttatctactacacaagtcTTCCATAGtatttaatattgttttcttGAATAGCAAAGTTAAAAAATATCACGAGCAGTATAAAAGTACACAAATAATgttaaccctacatatataACGTAATAGAGAGAAGCGGCCCAGTCCACcaacattccttaacttaaaatgtCTCCTGGGATGCATTACAGAAGAGATTCCCCTTACAAGCTTTCCTATAGAGAATTATATGTTAAGGAACATTGACGAAACCAGAGTTAGATCATCTTCTTGAAAATAACCTGCAATATCCTCTCAAAATCCTTAAATTGATGACAGTTTCGTATAAATTCATCCCTGACGACTTCCGGCAGTTCACTTAGAACGTTAGTGAGAAGGCTCTCGGAGTAGTTAGGACTGTAGCCCTTTGTAGAGAAGGGATCGATAGCTCGTCTTAAGGTTTCCGCTCGGCCCATTAAAACATATTCGCAGATCATATATGAATCCTGGAAAACAACAAGAAGAATCAAAACTCGAAATCGAGTAAACAATGATACACTTTAAGGGAAGAAACGATGAGAATATGCCTACGTGTTTCTTTAAAGCGTCTGTTTGATCGATGTAAACAAAACCTAAGTGACACATTAAACTGGAAACATTTGTAGACAATGAAGAACGTGGTATAGTGATAGgcataaaaataatatttacatcgcgaaatatattgttaattaaatattaatatttatcaactagaaaatgtctacaagacataaatgcccccacAGCCACTTTACACCCCGAAACAAAGTTTGTTTAGGATCGCACCAGCAGTTCCTGTGAGTAGCTATTATTGACAGTTTGCATTTCGCAGGAAAGAGGACATTTCATTATGAACGAGGATCTTGCCATGaaaaagctttcggcccgatggatACAAAGACTTCTGCTTCTGAAATTGATCAGAAGAACATGGATGtaacatgggtccatcattttaccccagagacCAAACAATCTTCGAAACAATGGAAACACgctggctctcccccgccatTAGGACAATGCTCCcgttcacaagtctgtcattaatatggctgccattcacgactgtggctttaaattgattgagcatccgccttattcacctgatctcgctccatcagacatTCATCgatttccaaaactgaaaaaagctatttcaggcacccactttcagttcAATGATGACAATATACATGCAGCGGATGACTTTCGAACAGCAAAGAAAAGGAGaactataaaagtggcattgaggtcCTCAAACACCGTTGGAAaggtgtatagatactgaaggggattatgttggaaaaaaacaacaacaatatgtccggcaaaattcaaatccttcaatatgatcgaggctcacaacatatcaatcagccctcgtagtACATTGCATCGGGACGCGGCGGGACGGCACCCGACGGACAATGACAACTGTTCATTAACAAACGGATAATAATGCACGCTAAATCAGGAAGGGCATCAGTATTGTTAACTAATTATCTCacttatatcaataataaatttagccaATTTCATGGCGGGAACATAATGATAGTATACTGAAAGTAAGGACGAATCGTGTTCTTCAGATGTTAACTTTTTACTCTCGTATAACATTAAAACCACCTAACTCGAGcttatatggaccatgtcaTTGTGACGGGTACTCGAGTTATCGAGGTTAGCCCTATACCTCTAGATATGGATCTAATTCGCTGCGAAATGAGAATTTGGTGCTAATCTCTTTTTATTCCGTTGTACGCTAAAATTTGTGTTCGCCAAAATAACAACGTTTACAAAAGGTCgaaacaaatgtcaaaatatagaTAGGGAGACGCAAAAGACCCATGATTTAATCAATctaataattttcaatattggatttaAAGAGAACGTTAAGTTCAAGTGTATATCCTGAATCGTGTCACTAttcaatcaaattaaaactcGACAAGCAGGTTACGATAAACCTCGCGGACTGAAAAATCAGTAGCTGCCTTCTGTAATCTCAGATGATTTTACAAAAGATATGCAAAgtattagcacctttcaaaacaATTTAGGGTTGGTACAGAAGGGCATACATGAATTAATCTAAACGCTGTAGTAGTTCTTATTCTATTACATGTAAGCAAATATTCGGAGTGATATTACACGACACTAAAGCCATGCTTTTGATTTACAAATAGTTGAATCATAAATGATacattaattcaaaatttcaaagtatattttgtatgttagaCCAGAGAACCATACCACATTTCATATATACCCACCCTACAGAGGTCCCTAAGGATCTCCAACTGGTCCCTCTCTGAGGGGAGTTTCGTGTCCAGAACATCAAAGGCATCGCCCCATTGTTTGTTATACAACTCTGCACGGAAAGTCTCCGCAATCTGTCGTGGTTGATCACGGTAGTTCAGATCTTGGATGGAAGGATTGTTATTCATTATTTGGTTCGAGAGAActtgactgtatctgtaaaataaatatatcgtATCATATTTATGTGGACAACCCCTAGAATTCCATACAGGAGTAGAAAACATCAAGCTGACgaatagcccgagtttcctctggccctgacaccgtgtcagggccagaggaaactagCAACTAGCAGACGAATTGCCCTCCCCTGGCCCCCCCTCCGTCTTTCCCCCGTAGGGGATACTTGCACACAGAAACAGTTATAGTTAAAGTATTCTATTGTAATTATGATGCTAGGTAATATGGAGAAAAATTGGTTTTCACTTTTCTTTTAGTCCCCATTAAATTTAAAAGATCACAGTTGACATGAACATTGTATTTGAGATAGAATTTGAATATGAAGGTTGGTATTTAATATTAGGATGATTTAAATTCCATACCGCTGTAACATGTCTTCGTTCTGGCCCCTCAGCTGGTCACACTGTTGGCGACAGTCCGTCAGTTGTGTGTTTATATTGGTCAGTTCCTGGGTAAGTAAAGTCTTCTCATCATGGTGTCTCTTGTTTTCATCCTGGAGTCTCTTGTTTTGATCCAGGATTGTCCTGTTCTCATCCCGAAGACTCTTGTTTTCCTTTCGCAGACTTTTGTTGTCATCCTTTAATTTGCCGTCGAAcagtcaaataaaaaaaaaaggctaTATGTAGCAACGATACTTATTGCAAAACATATAATGAgcattaaaggggcattccttcgtttgaattaagtttaggtcgtcaaaattaaacttactggaaaatatgtattttttccaaatagtaaaagtaaaaatctttacattaataaggcagttttactctcaagataaacaagttcttcgagtatcaaatcctgaaaattcttaattcgacccgaagtatcattAATTACCGCAAAAaaacatacggtatttgtatatgatacacctttttcctgtacatttctgCGTTTATTTAATTACTTGTAGGCACAGACACTCGTATAATCATTGTTCATCAAtggaaattgtgcatgtttctgatgtgcgaacgaaggaatgcccctttaaatgTTTGCTTCTTCTATTTTATAAGAATATGGACATTCTTATTCATATATACATCCAATGACATGATTAAATAGAAATCATTGGATGGCTGATATGTTGTGTTTGTAGCCAAAGTCGCGGAGAAATGAGAATAATGTGACAAATACAAAATCGATAAGATTATTAATTTATATGCTTTTTATTTGGAAATAGACCTAATGGGAATCGAACATATCTATATTATTTTTAACGCCGACCAGCACCGATATTGATATGTCCACACCAAGTTTATCCAAGTACAGCCATGTTCTTATGGATGTGTCGATTGTGATTTCgctaaaaatatcaaatttcaatttttgtCATGTCCTTATTTGTATGGAAGTACAAAAGTATTTGATAATTATAAGAATTTGTTAAACGACAATACTAGAAAGAACTAAATTTTGGTGTACATCAACAATGTCCATGTCCTTCAAAGAGTTGTTCACAAAACAGTAAAAGTTTTATATAGTTTGTATGGGTTGTTGTCCCACCCCGAACTCACTGGATATTGTCACTGAAATACACCATGGATTCCACTAGGATGCCTGTTGTCCAATACCCAGTGAACTTTTGTTTTCAGTATTTATTgagaaatgtgaaaaaaaaattaatcagtttggtatattttatcaagttaTCTGCCCGTTTTTATACGTATGGGAAACACATCCAAACGCGGAAATCAACAGCTTATGCGGAAGCGTATTAGAAACGGCGTCAgagcaaaagaaaaaaaatgtcagatACCTTTTGCTAGCTGAAGTATGTCATCGGGTGTGTAAAAGTTACACGTGCAGaggaataaataaataaatagataaaaataactagctaaataaataaatgttagcaaataaaaaaatatatacaaacaaacaaaatttataatcttcagtgaggtagcactataaagtcggtaTTCCACAAACACAGGAGAGGCCCAATCGGACAACATCGGGCCTTTCCGGCAAGCTCGGAAAAGAAGAGGCCGTCTTCATtaatgtttaaacatttcaaaaccaAAACATGCAGATAACACATTTACCTAACAGGTTTGATAAATGTTATGAAACTCAAATCATGGTTCTTCGACAATTCAGTTATTCATTGGCCATAAGTAAACAAATCCAAAAAGTAGGAAAATTTAGATAAGATCACCAGACAAAAGTACgttaaaatatgttatagattAAATATATAAACTGGAAACGTAgcatatcaataattaattagCAAAAAGTAGATTTATtgaaagataaaataaaaactgtCGGGAACTCTGTTTTCCGTCGTTCTATTTCTGCCAAAACTAAATCCTGATTTCTTCAAACTTTGCTAAAACCACTAAACTGATTTAGTCATTAAAACAGCTATCTTAATTGACAGCGAGAACTGATTATTTGTCTAATCTCACCTTTGGGCCTTCTAAATCCTGTTGggattttttcttcttattgCGTTTCTTGTTCTTAGATTTACCCCCTCGGGCCGCGCCTCCGTGGGAAAGGTTTTCCTGTGGGTACATACGTGGATTACGATGTCACGTGGATTTTAGAAGTTTAACAACGCATATAATTTGTCGAGTTTTTGTTAGTTTAGTAGATAGTGCATTCcattgaaaatatcatttgatttaCTATACAAAGTTCCTGTCAACATCCACTTTTAGTGAAGAACCCTTTTCTCTTAGAAATTATTACGCTGTTGTATTAGCCAGtcaaaagcgacgttacaaaCTGCGACGTCATTTTTACGTTACAGGCAAAGTAATTACactttcatatatatacataaaagaaaacccccccaaaaaccaacaaaaacaaacaaaacaaaaacaaacaaaaaagatcaaaaaaataatcttaTCAATAAGTCATCTGCAGAAAAGTtttgaaacataaaataatGCTCACTAAAACATCTGTCACCTTTCAAGTATTAACACAGTGATAGTACACATATCTGACCATTTCCTTATTGTTTACCATAAGGGACTTCCTTAAGTTAGGGAATATTAACGTTTACACCAGGTAACACAGAAGACTACAAATTATATTAACTATTGTTTATCCTATATAAGTAGCCTCCCTATATTAGGATGCGTGGTTTGGTGGCACATTGGCaacacttgtctttcacctaggcggcaggggttcgattccctgatcagaagtgaaaggtatggggtcacctggcCGACCAGGGGTACTCCACAGTAAGACGCGCGCGCTTCCACccaggccaacaagagtgattaatataaggtGGTTTCCATTATGATTTGCTTAACAACTCCTTGTAATGACAGCCCATGTATTCCTTAGGGACAAACTAAATGTGTCATTCTTTGGAACTTAGAATATTCGTTATCATGAGTTTTTTTCCGTGTTAATCCCAGGATTTTTTCCTAGTGTACACAAAGCTTATACAAAAATTGTGTATTACTTCTATGTATTACACTACCATTTAAACCAGCCACGAATATTCCCCAGATTTAAACCCCTATATCATACCCGAGAGACTAGTATCTCAATGACAAAATGCATTATAAACATGTGATCATTTTAATGAATTCGTAATGTTGTATATCCCAATCGATGATAAgtttgtctatgtatatatatcggaCAGATAATGATTGGACACTGCGCAtacagatacatttgtatacaaatTAAAAGTCGGATCAGGTCACCCAGCGGCGGTACCACAGTCAAGCTTATTCGTATCCAGATCACCAAGCAATGGTTCCACAGTCAAGCTTATTCGTATCCAGATCACCAAGCAGTTGTACCACATTCAAGCTTATTCGTATCTAGATCATCAAGCAATGGTTCCACAGTCAAGCTTATTCGTATCTAGATCATCAAGCAATGGTTCCACAGTCAAGCTTATTCGTATCCAGATCACCAAGCAATGGTATTACTGTCAAGCTTATTCGTATCCAGATCACCAAGCAATGGTTCCACAGTCAAGCTTATTCGTATCCAGATCACCAAGCAATGGTATTACTGTCAAGCTTATTCGTATCCAGATCACCAAGCAATGGTATTACTGTCAAGCTTATTCGTATCCAGATCACCAAGCAATGGTTCCACAGTCAAGCTTATTCGTATCCAGATCACCAAGCAATGGTATTACTGTCAAGCTTATTCGTATCCAGATCACCAAGCAATGGTATTACTGTCAAGCTTATTCGTATCCAGATCACCAAGCAATGGTTCCACAGTCAAGCTTATTCGTATCCAGATCACCAAGCAATGGTATTACTGTCAAGCTTATTCGTATCCAGATCACCAAGCAATGGTATTACTGTCAAGCTTATTCGTATCCAGATCACCAAGCAATGGTATTACTGTCAAGCTTATTCGGATCCAGATCATGTTACCCTTCCTCATATGATCTCTGGCTGCTGGTTTCTCCTtaacatccgtcctcatatgactcctGGCTATTGTCACTCCTGACAttttgtctccttgacatccgtcctcatatgactcctGGCTATTGTCACTCCTGACAttttgtctccttgacatccgtcctcatatgactcctGGCTATTGTCACTCCTGACAttttgtctccttgacatccgtcctcatatgactcctGGCTATTGTCACTCCTGACAttttgtctccttgacatccgtcctcgtatgacccctGGCTATTGTCACTCCTGGcttttgtgtctccttgacatccgtcctcatatgacccctgGCTATTGTCACTCCTGGCTTTTgcgtctccttgacatccgtcctcgtatgacccctGGCTATTGTCACTCCTGGCTTTTGTGTCTCCTtaacatccgtcctcatatgacccctgGCTATTGTCACTCCTGGcttttgtgtctccttgacatccgtcctcgtatgaccctgactgttgatgtttcCTTGACTTCCGTCCGCATATGACCCCTGGcttttgtgtctccttgacatccgtcctcatatgactcctggcttttgtgtctccttgacatccgtcatCTGATGACCCCTGGcttttgtgtctccttgacatctgtcctcatatgacccctaGCTttttgtctccttgacatccgtctgCATATGACCCCTGGCTTTTGCGTCTCCTTGACACCCCTCCGCATATGACCCCTGGCTTTTGCGTCTCCTTGACACACGTCCGCATATGACCCCTGGCTTTTGcatctccttgacacccgtccccatatgaccctggcttttgtgtctccttgacatccgtgcttgtatgaccctgactgttgatgttccCTTGACTTCCGTGCTCATATGACCCCTGGCTTTTGCATCTCCTTGACACACGTCCGCATATGACCCCTGGCCTTTgcgtctccttgacacccgtccgcATATGACCATGGTTTGTTACGAGGATGAACATCAGAAACAATAGATTCAGGCCTTTAGGTGTAATGTTGGTAGTAATTTCATGCATGTTTTCCGCAGTAGTTTTAAATATGGTAAACTCCATCGTTATATTACTGAACCAACATCTGTTTCATACTTCACATCTGTAATGTATTTTGATCGATGGACGGTGATCAGTACTCTGTATGACTAAGGGATTAACTTATAAAAGACTTGCGTTCATATTCAACTTTATATTTCGCTTTCATTAGTTTCTGACCGAATCCACAGACAGGATATCAACCTTTGATGAAACACAGGTCCGTGGTACAGTGACATATATAAAAGGTTAATCTGATTCaatggtataatatagtgatatagtgatacatgtatacagatcaTAAGACAGAGAACCTGACACTCGCGTGATGATCGAGTATTCTGGATAGTCTGATTAGACCCAGTGTTGATCCAGCCATAGTCGGGACATGGTTGCTAATTATGTATTCTTTTGAagttagttacatgtatgtaatttatCGATCACGTGCAATAACGAATATCTTCCTTGTGCGGTGTTTAACGCCCTCGTCACAGCCAGGTCCACATGAGGAAGGGATACAGCAGCAGAAAACGATACACGGAAAGAAAGAGCATTCAGGGAAGAGAGGAAGAAActaaagagagaaaaaataattatgatttgGATTTTGCAATGTGGGCAACAGGTCGATGTCCCTATAAGTAGAAGACAATGAAGAAAGAATACGGATGATTGTCAGTCACCGACATATATTGGtaagtatacatatgtaacatggTTTGAATAACGCGCGTGTATCGACGGTTTTCAACTTTGGTAAGTAAGGAAGAGGACGACTGCGCATGTGTACAGGTTTGAAATACAGGTGTGTGAGATAGATCCAGTGTGAAACACACATCACGGTAAGTACTATAATTAATAAGTTTATCTTATGTTAGGTtagtttgttatatctatatatactccATTTATGGTATGATAAGCGATGTATTGGCGTTAAATGTACTAGtttcgtctgtcaatacatcagGTACATATATCGGGTATACTGGGGGTATATGTGGGTCCTCCATTACACGTCGTTTACAGGTAGTACTAGTAGTGTATCGAGTGCGCGTGAGTTGTTTACGTTTAAGATGATATGAATGTTTTATGAAAACTGTCAATGATCAGAGGCCTTATCTATATAGCATTTAATTAGTAATGAAAATGATTATTAAATGTGTATATCTTAAACACACGGTATTTAGAGATTACTGTGGGTGTCCGCATGTGTTTACATGCATGCACGTGTGTGCACGCTGTGGAATGTGATGTTTAACTACTCAGGGTAGCATTCTGATGAGTGGATATTATTGgtcatgtagtaataacgacagtacagacaagtaaattgtcaaatgtTCGAGGCAACCGCCTTTTATCAAGACACGAGTAAATTACAAATGAGCACATAAAGACGAAGAACATGAAACAGTTACAAAAGTTTTAAAAGTAGATAAACAACGCACAATTACTATGTTGTAGGTTTTCTGTACAGTGCCAAGTGAATGCTGACTGCGACAGGAAGTATATGGAAGCTTATAGCTTTGTCCAAGAGTCGCCATGGTTATGGTAACTTGTTTGGTGTATAACTATTGTGGGATTTTGGTGAATTCTTGTTAAGTACTGATCATATGATGAGGTAACTTATTATCTGTAAGAAAATCTTATCTCAGAAACCTCATGATAAACCTAATAAGAGGCCAAGACTGACAAAATATTCTCATTGAAGCTATAATAGTACAAATATTTTCCTAAGAAAagggattttatttttttttctatttcccATAACATTcaatgataatcaagaccaaATTCCATTGAAGTTCAATCCATAGTTCATGACCGgaagggatttaaaggatttacctctaCTCCCCCaattgggccccgcctctctGGCCCCAAGAGAGACACATCATCCATTTATACCACAGTAGATCTCATTGTCCAATAATTCTCCAGACAAAGTTTCACCAAACTCCATTCAGGGGATTTGCctgtatttcccctattaggtAAAGCTTACCTGGCCCCGTGGAGCCACATCATCCATTTATACAACAGTAGATCTCCTTTGCCAAATAAGGCTCAGTACGAAAACTCATCAAAATGAATTCATGCGTTCACGACTGGTAGGGATTTAAGGAAACGTGGACGGACGCCGGACGGAGGGGCACTGCGGCATAAGCTCGTCGgcccttcggaccaggtgagctaataatctttaaaagaaatatcGAAGGGACGTGGTATGTACCCGATAGAAAGGATTGCTTTGCAATCTCACCTCGGGTGCGACTTTCTGCATGTACATCGGAAACAGTCCAACTACGCGCATGGCAATCAGCTAAAGTTGATAGTTTATTCATTTACTTTAGAACATTGCGAATCAAGTCttattaaattatatcaatcactcttgttggccagGATAAGAGCGCGCTAGAGgccttactgtgggaggaaaccggagtacccggggaaaacccacgtggtcgggcaggtgacgcCATACCTCCTTACGTCCGATTTGGTACATGCGGTTACACGTATCAAATGGTAGGATTGGCGCTCACAATCGGGCTAGTCTGCTCATATGAACATGGAAGCGACACCCGAGGGACCCCCTTGCAGGAAGGACTTGAACATTACATTATTATCATAAGATGTGACTAAATCTGGACCCTATAATTCCCCTTCTTTCGAACGAAACAATTTTCTTCTCCCAATGACGATGCCTCACTTTTCGCCTTTAGTTGAACATCCACCCTCGTGAAGGAAGGCTTTGGAATTGGTAGTTGCTAATTACTCCTGCTTTAAttaacgctcagcattttaggagtgggacgacttgtTCGCCCGTttgcagtataatgtgactgggtggggttTTCTGCTGGATTTCGTACATCGGCAATATGCTTCACTGTCTAATCGGCATCAGTTCCACGCTATCGCAAGGAGTCAaatacgaacataccgcagtctcccagAACACACACATTCGGCCAACGCAAGCATCTCGCACACAagggaggccgtctttaaatgttttttgttgttaGGACATTAAACATTAGGAATCCCCCGCCCCCCAATATATCCAATAAGCTTTGTATGGTCCACTACACCCGTTCACGTGATGACAGATCAGTACGTACATACAATGATGTATTATAGCGTAAAAGAAACCATGCAACTTCAAAGAGGTCGAGGTCATTTAGAGtaaacaaatatcataa harbors:
- the LOC117330138 gene encoding M protein, serotype 6-like, whose protein sequence is MYPQENLSHGGAARGGKSKNKKRNKKKKSQQDLEGPKDDNKSLRKENKSLRDENRTILDQNKRLQDENKRHHDEKTLLTQELTNINTQLTDCRQQCDQLRGQNEDMLQRYSQVLSNQIMNNNPSIQDLNYRDQPRQIAETFRAELYNKQWGDAFDVLDTKLPSERDQLEILRDLCRYLYTFPTVFEDLNATFIVLLFFAVRKSSAACILSSLN